One genomic segment of Brevibacillus laterosporus LMG 15441 includes these proteins:
- the acsA gene encoding acetate--CoA ligase — MKVESIPATHENSNLKDYDHTYEAFQWEDVEKQFSWYETGKVNMAYEAIDRHAHSEKKDKVALVYSDSTREESYTYAELSRLSNRFANVLHDLGVNKGDRVFIFMPRTPELYVSLLGILKNGAIVGPLFEAFMEAAIRDRLADSEAVAIVTTPSLLPRIPVKELPHLKHVIVVGANGEVSDGQVSYEKQMEQASDEFDMVWLDREDGMILHYTSGSTGKPKGVLHVHNAMIQHYQTGKWVLDLKDDDVYWCTADPGWVTGTSYGIFSPWLNGVTNVVRGGRFTPDDWYKTLEKNKITVWYSAPTAFRMLMGAGDELVQKYDLTSLRHILSVGEPLNPEVVYWGMKVFEKRIHDNWWMTETGGQLISNYPSMPIKPGSMGKPVPGVYATILDNQGNELPPNRMGNLAIKAGWPSMMRAIWKNPAKYEEYFYIPGWYLSGDSAYKDEEGYFWFQGRIDDVINTSGERVGPFEVESKLVEHPAVAEAGVIGKPDPVRGEVIKAFIALRDGYEVSDELMDDIKRFVKEGLAAHAAPREIEFRDKLPKTRSGKIMRRVLKAWELGLPTGDLSTMED; from the coding sequence ATGAAAGTTGAAAGCATTCCAGCAACCCATGAAAATAGTAACCTTAAAGATTACGATCACACTTATGAAGCCTTTCAATGGGAAGATGTAGAGAAACAATTCAGTTGGTACGAGACAGGCAAGGTTAACATGGCCTATGAGGCTATTGATCGTCATGCTCATTCAGAAAAGAAAGATAAAGTAGCGCTTGTCTATAGTGATTCTACACGAGAAGAAAGCTATACCTATGCTGAATTAAGCAGGCTTTCCAACCGTTTTGCTAATGTACTTCATGATTTGGGAGTAAATAAAGGGGATCGCGTATTTATTTTCATGCCACGTACTCCAGAGCTTTATGTAAGCTTATTGGGGATTTTAAAGAATGGGGCTATTGTAGGCCCGTTATTTGAAGCCTTTATGGAGGCGGCTATTCGAGATCGACTAGCAGATAGTGAAGCAGTAGCTATTGTGACAACTCCTAGCTTACTACCGCGTATTCCAGTTAAGGAGCTACCTCATCTCAAGCATGTTATTGTAGTGGGAGCGAATGGAGAGGTATCTGACGGACAAGTAAGCTACGAGAAACAAATGGAACAAGCTTCCGATGAATTCGATATGGTTTGGCTGGATCGAGAAGACGGAATGATTTTACACTATACATCAGGTTCTACTGGAAAACCAAAGGGCGTATTGCATGTGCATAATGCAATGATTCAGCATTACCAAACAGGAAAATGGGTACTGGATTTAAAAGATGATGATGTATACTGGTGTACCGCCGACCCAGGCTGGGTGACTGGGACATCTTATGGTATCTTTTCGCCTTGGCTCAATGGTGTAACCAATGTTGTTCGCGGTGGCCGCTTTACACCAGATGACTGGTATAAAACGCTGGAAAAAAATAAAATTACTGTCTGGTATAGTGCGCCAACTGCTTTTCGCATGCTGATGGGAGCGGGGGATGAATTAGTTCAAAAATACGATCTTACCTCTTTACGTCATATCTTGAGTGTAGGCGAGCCACTTAATCCTGAGGTTGTGTATTGGGGTATGAAGGTTTTTGAAAAACGTATCCATGATAACTGGTGGATGACAGAAACAGGTGGGCAATTAATATCCAATTATCCAAGTATGCCGATTAAGCCAGGTTCCATGGGTAAACCAGTACCGGGCGTCTATGCGACCATTCTGGATAATCAAGGGAATGAACTACCACCCAATCGCATGGGAAATTTGGCTATTAAAGCAGGCTGGCCGTCTATGATGCGAGCTATCTGGAAAAATCCCGCCAAGTATGAAGAGTATTTTTATATACCTGGATGGTATCTTTCAGGCGATTCTGCTTATAAGGATGAGGAAGGCTATTTCTGGTTCCAGGGGCGTATTGACGATGTAATCAATACTTCTGGTGAACGCGTTGGACCATTTGAAGTCGAAAGTAAATTGGTTGAACACCCTGCTGTTGCTGAAGCTGGAGTGATTGGGAAACCTGATCCTGTGCGTGGAGAAGTAATTAAGGCCTTTATTGCTCTGCGTGACGGGTATGAGGTCAGTGATGAGCTGATGGATGACATTAAGCGATTTGTCAAAGAAGGATTAGCAGCACATGCAGCACCTCGTGAGATTGAGTTCCGTGATAAGCTTCCAAAAACCCGTTCTGGTAAAATCATGCGTCGAGTGCTTAAAGCGTGGGAGCTGGGGCTGCCGACCGGAGATTTATCTACGATGGAAGACTAA
- a CDS encoding YozQ family protein, which produces MEKQNDKGNNKQASSDQYVTKSYDINDYQSNDIQSKGLAVTHEQVSDSYALGTVDGTNIREEDSEASVRTE; this is translated from the coding sequence GTGGAAAAGCAAAACGATAAGGGTAACAATAAGCAGGCTTCAAGTGATCAGTACGTTACAAAATCATATGATATCAATGATTACCAAAGTAATGACATACAAAGTAAAGGGTTAGCCGTGACGCATGAGCAGGTAAGTGATTCCTATGCGCTGGGGACTGTTGACGGGACAAACATCCGTGAAGAGGATAGTGAGGCAAGCGTCCGAACAGAGTAA